A region from the Rosa rugosa chromosome 6, drRosRugo1.1, whole genome shotgun sequence genome encodes:
- the LOC133714019 gene encoding probable LRR receptor-like serine/threonine-protein kinase At3g47570 — MKELRAIRDLDLSRNNFSGGIPQFFEGFGNLENLNLSFNQFWGAVPTGGIFKNASATSVIGNTRLCGGIAKFQLPVCKTKEGGLSYRMKLMISLVSGFTLLGLGMLLSFFLLRKKRKEIELSTLGNSVLQVSYAALLKATDGFSSANFIGVGAFGSVYKGILAENSTTVAVKVFNMLHRRASKSFISECEALRNIRHRNLVKILTACSSIDFNGNDFKAVVYEFMDNGSLEDWLHPSTGTEELTEAPKSLNLVQRVDIAIDVASAMDYLHNHCETPIVHCDLKPSNVLLDSDLTGHVSDFGLSRFLIEPTNNVSGNQSSSIGIRGSVGYAAPEYGMGSEVSTYGDVYSFGILLLEMFIGKRPTDHMFNDSLNLHNYVKTALPKRVSEISESLIFQEGTTNVAEAHRHSRLSVRAKKIEECLTLILGIGIACSVESPTNRKDISDVASQLQSIRRNLLG, encoded by the exons ATGAAGGAATTGAGAGCGATTCGAGATTTAGACCTTTCTCGCAACAATTTCTCAGGAGGTATTCCACAGTTCTTCGAGGGCTTTGGAAACTTGGAGAATCTTAACCTATCCTTCAATCAGTTTTGGGGAGCTGTACCAACTGGTGGTATTTTTAAGAATGCAAGTGCGACTTCAGTTATTGGAAACACTAGGCTCTGCGGCGGTATTGCTAAGTTTCAACTTCCGGTGTGCAAGACTAAAGAAGGAGGGTTGTCTTATAGAATGAAGTTAATGATCTCTCTGGTTTCCGGGTTCACTCTTCTGGGACTGGGTATGTTGTTgtcttttttccttcttcgtaagaaaaggaaagaaattgAATTGAGCACTTTGGGGAACTCTGTTTTGCAAGTTTCATATGCTGCACTTCTAAAAGCTACTGATGGGTTCTCTTCAGCTAATTTTATTGGTGTGGGTGCTTTTGGGTCTGTGTACAAAGGAATTCTTGCTGAAAATAGCACTACTGTCGCTGTGAAGGTGTTTAACATGTTACATCGGAGAGCTTCTAAGAGTTTCATCTCCGAATGTGAGGCATTGAGAAACATCAGACACCGAAATCTGGTCAAGATTCTAACTGCATGCTCAAGTATTGATTTCAATGGCAATGATTTTAAGGCTGTTGTTTACGAGTTCATGGACAACGGGAGCTTAGAGGATTGGTTGCATCCATCTACTGGAACCGAAGAGTTAACAGAAGCACCCAAAAGTTTAAATCTAGTTCAAAGGGTCGACATCGCCATTGATGTTGCTAGTGCAATGGATTATCTTCACAACCACTGTGAAACACCAATTGTTCATTGTGATCTCAAGCCAAGTAATGTTCTTTTGGATAGTGACCTGACTGGACATGTTTCCGACTTTGGGCTGTCAAGGTTTCTAATAGAACCAACCAATAATGTGTCTGGAAATCAGTCAAGCTCCATTGGAATCAGAGGATCGGTTGGTTATGCTGCACCAG AGTACGGTATGGGAAGTGAGGTATCCACATACGGGGATGTTTACAGCTTTGGCATTCTCTTGTTAGAAATGTTTATAGGGAAGAGACCCACTGATCATATGTTCAATGACAGCTTAAATCTTCATAATTATGTGAAGACAGCTCTCCCTAAACGTGTTTCAGAGATCTCAGAATCACTAATTTTTCAAGAAGGCACCACCAATGTGGCTGAAGCTCACAGGCACAGCCGATTGAGTGTGAGAgcaaagaaaattgaagagtGCTTGACTTTGATACTTGGTATAGGAATTGCATGTTCTGTTGAATCCCCCACAAACAGAAAAGATATCAGTGATGTTGCATCCCAATTGCAATCCATTAGGCGCAATCTTCTCGGCTAG
- the LOC133716705 gene encoding putative receptor-like protein kinase At3g47110, which translates to MGGVLVTKLVLISSLVLNAMFILRCSSLQSNHPRLEGNEIDRQALLAIKAQIQHDPNRVMKSWNDSIHFCQWHGVTCSQRHQQRVSMLNLSSQGLAGSISPHIGNLSFLRVLNLKNNSFTHQIPPQIGHLHRLQVLHLNNNSLTGTIPVNISNCFQLYFLNLGVNNLVGKIPLRLGSLSKLRTFVLQLNNLTGEIPPSLGNLSSLETFSVVTNNLEGSIPSSLCQLKKITFFYLDSNRLSGIIPSCIYNLSGIVGFSVTQNQIQGSLPPNLSNHY; encoded by the coding sequence atggggGGAGTTTTGGTCACGAAATTGGTTTTGATATCCTCTTTAGTTTTAAATGCAATGTTCATTTTACGTTGTAGCTCATTGCAATCGAACCATCCAAGACTCGAAGGGAATGAGATTGATAGGCAGGCACTGCTAGCAATCAAAGCTCAAATACAACACGATCCCAACCGGGTCATGAAATCATGGAATGACTCCATTCATTTTTGCCAGTGGCATGGTGTCACCTGCAGTCAAAGGCATCAACAGAGGGTCTCAATGCTCAACCTCAGCTCCCAAGGCTTGGCCGGCTCCATATCCCCACATATAGGAAATCTAAGCTTCTTAAGAGTGCTAAATCTCAAGAACAATAGCTTCACTCATCAAATCCCTCCTCAAATTGGGCATTTGCATAGATTGCAGGTATTGCATCTAAACAATAACTCACTTACTGGTACCATTCCTGTCAATATATCCAATTGCTTCCAACTCTATTTTCTCAATCTTGGTGTAAACAATCTGGTGGGAAAAATTCCTCTACGACTCGGTTCCTTGTCAAAGCTTCGTACTTTTGTTTTGCAACTCAATAATTTAACAGGAGAAATCCCTCCTTCTTTGGGGAACCTTTCGTCTCTCGAGACATTTTCTGTAGTTACTAATAACTTAGAAGGAAGCATCCCTAGTTCTCTATGCCAGTTGAAAAAAATAACCTTTTTCTATTTAGACTCAAATAGGTTGTCTGGTATCATCCCTTCCTGCATTTATAACCTCTCTGGTATAGTTGGATTCTCCGTaacacaaaaccaaattcaaggaAGTCTTCCACCAAACTTGAgcaatcactactag
- the LOC133715877 gene encoding signal peptide peptidase-like 4 — protein sequence MAESANASAILIINNRPELFKMVCEDDEPDVEIGIPAVMLPNKIGEILENGLTNNSIVSVQLYSPLRPLVDIAEVFLWLMAVGTILFASYWSAWTAREAAIEHDKLLKDASDESSHVEGGSAGPLVEISTMAAILFVVIASCFLVMFYKLMSFWFIEILVVLFCIGGIEGLQTCLVALLSCFRRFKRAGESYVKVPFFGAVSYLTLAVTPFCIAFAVVWAVNRRVSFAWIGQDILGIALIITVLQIVRVPNLKVGTVLLGCAFFYDIFWVCVSKWWFHESVMIVVARGDKSGEDGIPMLLKIPQMFDPWGGYSIIGFGDIILPGLVVAFSLRYDWLTNKTLRTGYFVWAMTAYGAGLLVTYVALNLMDGHGQPALLYIVPFTLGTFLTLGQMRGDLKVLWTRRTREALPARTTPILSLSIEESG from the exons ATGGCTGAATCTGCTAATGCTTCAGCCATCCTCATCATAAATAACCGTCCAG AACTTTTCAAGATGGTTTGTGAAGACGACGAGCCTGATGTCGAGATAGGCATACCTGCTGTTATGCTTCCCAACAAAATTGGTGAAATCTTGGAAAATGGATTAACGAACAATTCCATAG TTTCTGTGCAGCTATACTCTCCATTGCGTCCACTGGTTGATATTGCAGAAGTATTTTTATGGCTTATGGCTGTTGGTACCATCTTATTTGCTTCTTATTGGTCTGCATGGACTGCAAGAGAAGCAGCTATTGAGCATGACAAGCTATTGAAG GATGCTTCTGACGAGTCTTCACATGTGGAAGGTGGAAGTGCTGGTCCTCTAGTGGAGATTAGCACCATGGCAGCAATTCTCTTTGTTGTGATTGCTTCATGCTTCTTGGTTATGTTTTACAAACTTATGTCCTTCTGGTTCATTGAGATTCTGGTGGTTTTGTTTTGCATTGGTGGGATAGAG GGCCTACAGACTTGCTTGGTGGCCTTGCTATCATG TTTCAGACGGTTTAAACGTGCTGGAGAATCATATGTTAAGGTGCCCTTCTTTGGAGCTGTTTCATATTTGACACTAGCTGTCACTCCCTTCTGCATAGCATTTGCTGTTGTTTGGGCAGTGAATCGCCGTGTGTCATTTGCTTGGATTGGCCAAGatatcctt GGTATTGCACTGATAATCACCGTTCTTCAGATTGTTCGCGTACCAAATCTCAAG GTTGGAACAGTTCTTCTCGGTTGTGCCTTTTTTTATGACATCTTCTGGGTATGTGTTTCTAAATGGTGGTTCCATGAGAGTGTCATGATAGTG GTGGCTCGTGGTGATAAAAGTGGAGAGGATGGTATCCCAATGCTACTAAAAATCCCACAGATGTTTGATCCTTGGGGTGGCTACAGCATCATCGGGTTTGGTGATATTATCTTACCTGGATTGGTTGTAGCCTTTTCACTAAG GTATGATTGGTTGACAAATAAGACTCTTCGAACGGGTTACTTTGTGTGGGCAATGACAGCTTATGGTGCAG GTCTCCTGGTCACCTATGTGGCTTTGAACTTGATGGATGGACATGGCCAACCTGCTTTGTTATACATAGTTCCATTCACACTTG GTACCTTCTTAACCTTGGGACAGATGAGAGGTGACCTCAAAGTTCTGTGGACGAGGAGAACCAGAGAGGCCTTGCCCGCACGTACGACTCCAATCCTCTCACTCTCAATAGAAGAATCTGGATAA